Genomic DNA from Myxococcaceae bacterium JPH2:
GCGAGGCAAGCGCTACCGCTATCGCGTCAGCAACCGGCCCACGCGCTCACCGCTCCGACGGGACACGCATTGGGAGGTGTTCGCGCCACTCGACGTGGAGGCCATGCGACGCGCGGCGCGGGTGCTGGAGGGGCGGCATGACTTCTCCGCGTTCCGTGCGTCGGACTGCCAGGCGAAGCACGCGATGCGGGAGATCCGCTCGCTGCGCGTCGAGGGGACGCGGGGCGACGCGGTGTCGTTCGTGGTGGAGGGCACCGCGTTCCTCAAGCACATGGTGCGCAACCTGGTGGGCACGCTGGTGGATGTCGGGAAGGGAAAGCGCCCCGAGGCCTGGGTGGCCGAGGTGCTGGCCTCGCTCGACCGGAAGCGAGCGGGCCCGACCGCGCCGCCGCAGGGCCTGGTCCTGGAGGAGGTCTTCTACGGCGATGGCCCTCCCGGTGGAGACGAAGACGAGGACTGAAGTGCGGTAGGCTGCGGCGCGTGAGCAATCAAGACGGTGTCCTCGCCCCGTTGCGCGTCCGCGTCCGGCGCTTCCAGTTCATCGTTGGACTGGGATTCCTGTCGCTGGTGCTGGGGTCCATCCTCAGCGTGGCGTTGACCCTGCGGCTGTCCACGCGCGTGTTGGACCTGCCCTTCGAGCCACTGCGCATCGCCATGGCCGTGGCCCTGGAGAACCTGTGGGTGCTCGGGGTGTTGCCCGCGCTCGCCTACGGTGCCGCGCGCGCGTTCGACCTGCGCCCCTGGAACACGGCGGTGGGCTCGGGCGTGTCCGGTGCGCTCTTCGTGGTGGCGCTGGACCTGGTGCGCGATGGCACTGGGAGCCTGTGGGAGGGCGGCCTGCCGACGTTGTTGCGTTGGGCGGCCTTCGCCGTAGGCGTGTTCTTCACCGCGCAGGCCGTGAAGGCAGGGCGCGCGGCGGCGGCCACGGTCGCGCGACAGGCGCAGACGAAGGCGGAGTCGCGCAAGTCGGAGTACGACGAGTTCCTCCAAGCCGCGGCCCAGGGCGGCGCACGGCTGGAGCAGCGCGAGGGCACCGCCGCTGCCGATGCCACCACTCCGCCCGCCTCGACGCTGGGCCCGGCAGCGGAGACCCCGACGTTGCTCCCGCTGGAGTCCGCTGCTGCCCCCACGAGCGAGCAGTCGCTGGCGTCCAGCGCCGCGCTCCCGTCGTCGGAGGGACAGTCTTCAGGCGCGGTGACTTCGCTCACGCCGGCGGGGACGCCCGAGGCGGTGGAGCCTCAGGCGCCCAAGTCGCCCGCGGCGTGAGCGGTCCGCGGGCCTACGGGTAGCAGGCGGCCTGACGCAGGCCGATGTCCTCGGGGAGCCCGAGCGCCACGTTGAAGTTCTGCACCGCCTGCCCGGCCATGCCCTTCACCAGGTTGTCGAGCGCGGCCATGACCGCGACGGAGCGGCCCTTCGTCGCGACGGAGATGTCGCAGAAGTTGCTGCCCACCACGGCGGCCACGCGCGGCGTGCCCTCCACGATGCGCACGAACTTCGAGCCCTCGTAGTAGCGCCGGAACTTCTCCGTCAGCGACTGCGTCACCACCGCGCCGCCGTGCTCCGGCCACTCGAACTGCACGGTGGCGAAGATGCCGCGCACCATGGGGGCGGAGTGGGGCACGAAGGCCAGCCGGTGCCGGGATGCGCCGTGCGCCACCAGCATGACCTCGACCTCGGCCTCGTGCTGGTGCTCCAGCGGCTTGTACGCGCGGAAGTCATGCGCGCGCGTCGGGTGGTGCGTGCCCTCGCCCGGCAGCGAGCCCGAGCCCGAGGATCCCGTCACGCCCGAGACGGCCAAGAGGCCCAGCCCCGGCGTGCTCGCGATGGGCAGGAGCGCGAGCTGCACCGCGGTGGCGAAGCAGCCCGGGTTGGCGATGCGCCGCGCCTGCTTCACGCTCTCGCGCTTCCACTCGGTGAGGCCGTACGTGAAGGTGCCCAGCAGCTCCGGCGACGGGTGCGGCCGGCCATAGGCGCCCGCGTAGCGGCCCGGGTGGTCCAACCGGAAGTCGGACGACAGGTCCACCAGCAGCATCCGCTCGGTGAGCCCGAACTCGACCCACTTCTTCTCCAGCCCCGCGAACTGCGACGCCAGCTCGCCGTGGCCCAGCGCGCTGAACACGACGGGGCGAGGCGAGTCCGCCAGCCAGCGCCAGTCCGGCTCGGCCTCGAAGCGCGCGTCCACCAGCCCGCGCAGGTGCGGGTGCACCTTGTGGATGGGCTCGCCGGCGTGGTGCCGTGACACCACGCGAATGCCCGCCACCGCGGGATGGCCCGACAGCAGCCGCAAGAGTTCGCCGCCGCCGAAGCCGGAGGCTCCCAGGATGTAGATATGCGCCTGCGTCATGACTTCCTCCCCGCGCCCAGCTTGGGGGCGAGCTTCTCCAGGACGAGCCCGCCAAGGGCCGCCGCATCCGCCCGCGCATTGCGCGCCGGCAATCCCACCACCTGCTCCACGAAGCGCACGCCCACCGCGTTGTCCGTGGCGGGCCCGGCCACCATGTCCACCTCGATGCCGTAGACCTCGCGCAGGTGCCGCACCCCGCCCGCGGCGCCCACCGGATCGTTCGCGCACAGCACGAACGCGCCGCCCAGCGCCTTCAGCTCGGGGTCCGCCAGGATGGCCTGCACCCCGTACTCGCCCATGATGCCGTCACCCGTCTCCGCGACGATGACGTCCACGTTCGCGGCCGCCATCTCGGAGAAGATGGTGCGCGCCACCCGCGCCGCCGTGCGCGAGCCCGTGCACACGATGCCCGCGTCGGTGAAGTCCATCACCACGTCCGCGCCGCTGTCCTGCATGCTCAGCGTGTCGCGCATGAGTGACACACCCGTCAGCTTCGCGCCGCCCACGCGGTAGCCCGCCTGCATCAGCCGGCGCACCATGGCGCTGGCCGCGTAGGTCTTGCCCGCGTTCATGCAGGTGCCCACCACGTACACCACCGGGCACGTCACCGGCTTCGCGGTGCCCTTCAGCGCGCCGTTGCTGATGTGCGCCGGCTGGCCCG
This window encodes:
- the truA gene encoding tRNA pseudouridine(38-40) synthase TruA encodes the protein MPRLKLTLEYDGTRYVGWQMQPNGPSIQAVMQDTLARLLGEPVVVNSAGRTDSGVHAEGQVACFDTTRVLPLKAYRMGLNGMLPSDIAVVAAEEVPAEFDPRRWSRGKRYRYRVSNRPTRSPLRRDTHWEVFAPLDVEAMRRAARVLEGRHDFSAFRASDCQAKHAMREIRSLRVEGTRGDAVSFVVEGTAFLKHMVRNLVGTLVDVGKGKRPEAWVAEVLASLDRKRAGPTAPPQGLVLEEVFYGDGPPGGDEDED
- the argC gene encoding N-acetyl-gamma-glutamyl-phosphate reductase; protein product: MTQAHIYILGASGFGGGELLRLLSGHPAVAGIRVVSRHHAGEPIHKVHPHLRGLVDARFEAEPDWRWLADSPRPVVFSALGHGELASQFAGLEKKWVEFGLTERMLLVDLSSDFRLDHPGRYAGAYGRPHPSPELLGTFTYGLTEWKRESVKQARRIANPGCFATAVQLALLPIASTPGLGLLAVSGVTGSSGSGSLPGEGTHHPTRAHDFRAYKPLEHQHEAEVEVMLVAHGASRHRLAFVPHSAPMVRGIFATVQFEWPEHGGAVVTQSLTEKFRRYYEGSKFVRIVEGTPRVAAVVGSNFCDISVATKGRSVAVMAALDNLVKGMAGQAVQNFNVALGLPEDIGLRQAACYP
- a CDS encoding DUF1611 domain-containing protein → MKIYVDKVGSVTRNLQLGRTVHLTDEVRAEEGAVVAVRIHGEKSVYNQLEDVNGRLVTLHAGDIVVGALGHRNALHGYEGVVPESVKVGDRINVLNMGGVIGKCTSHNPGVGMPFEAEVLGQVLVFPEFQSRSGQPAHISNGALKGTAKPVTCPVVYVVGTCMNAGKTYAASAMVRRLMQAGYRVGGAKLTGVSLMRDTLSMQDSGADVVMDFTDAGIVCTGSRTAARVARTIFSEMAAANVDVIVAETGDGIMGEYGVQAILADPELKALGGAFVLCANDPVGAAGGVRHLREVYGIEVDMVAGPATDNAVGVRFVEQVVGLPARNARADAAALGGLVLEKLAPKLGAGRKS